Proteins co-encoded in one Marmota flaviventris isolate mMarFla1 chromosome 9, mMarFla1.hap1, whole genome shotgun sequence genomic window:
- the Dbx1 gene encoding homeobox protein DBX1: MMFPGLLAPPAGYPSLLRPTPTLTLPQSLQSAFSGHTSFLVEDLIRISRPPAYLPRSVPTASMSPPRQGAPAAVPDSGTSDLGSPGPGSRRGSSPQTTLSPASEPTFLKFGVNAILSSAPRTETSPTLLQSLPPKTFAFPYFEGSFQPFIRSSYFPASSSVVPIPGTFSWPLAARGKPRRGMLRRAVFSDVQRKALEKMFQKQKYISKPDRKKLAAKLGLKDSQVKIWFQNRRMKWRNSKERELLSSGGCREQTLPTKLNPHPDLSDVGQKGHGDDEEEDERPGSPRHRLAYHVPPDPRHVRDPRLQGPLPASPAHSTSPGKPSDFSDSEEDEEVEGEEEITVS, translated from the exons ATGATGTTCCCGGGGCTCCTCGCGCCCCCGGCGGGGTATCCTAGCCTCCTGCGGCCCACGCCCACCCTGACGCTGCCCCAGTCCCTTCAGTCGGCATTTTCCGGGCACACTAGCTTCCTAGTGGAAGATCTGATCCGCATCAGCCGGCCCCCCGCCTACCTGCCCCGCAGCGTGCCCACAGCTAGCATGTCCCCGCCCAGGCAAGGGGCCCCAGCAGCGGTTCCTGACTCTGGGACTTCGGACCTGGGCTCCCCGGGTCCCGGCAGCCGGAGGGGCAGTTCTCCGCAGACTACCCTCTCCCCTGCCAGCGAGCCCACGTTTCTGAAGTTTGGGGTGAATGCCATCCTCTCCTCGGCGCCCAGAACAG aGACATCCCCCACCTTGCTCCAGAGCCTCCCTCCCAAGACGTTCGCCTTTCCCTACTTTGAAGGCTCCTTCCAACCTTTCATCAGATCTTCTTATTTCCCAG CGTCCTCTAGCGTCGTGCCAATCCCCGGGACCTTTTCCTGGCCGCTGGCGGCTCGAGGAAAGCCTCGCAGGGGCATGCTGCGCCGAGCCGTGTTCTCCGACGTGCAGCGCAAGGCGCTTGAGAAGATGTTCCAGAAGCAGAAGTACATTAGCAAGCCTGACCGCAAGAAGCTGGCGGCCAAGTTGGGCTTGAAGGACTCGCAG GTGAAAATCTGGTTCCAAAACCGACGCATGAAATGGAGGAACTCCAAGGAGCGAGAACTCCTATCTAGCGGGGGCTGCCGTGAACAGACCCTTCCCACCAAACTCAATCCGCACCCGGACCTTAGCGACGTGGGCCAGAAGGGCCACGGGGACGACGAGGAGGAGGACGAGCGCCCTGGCAGCCCCCGTCACCGCCTGGCCTACCACGTGCCCCCCGACCCCCGGCACGTGCGGGATCCGCGACTCCAAGGGCCACTGCCGGCTTCCCCAGCGCACTCTACTAGCCCTGGCAAACCTTCGGACTTCTCAGACTCCGAGGAGGATGAGGAGGTTGAGGGGGAAGAGGAAATCACCGTGTCCTAG